One Candidatus Chazhemtobacterium aquaticus genomic window, TATCTAGCCACAGACCCAAATACTACTGCTTTTAAAGAGACTACTTCAGACCAAGCTGAATATACCTTAATTGGCTTCTATCAAACCATCGAGTCACTTCCAACCATCGCACCGTCAAGTACTACCACCCCCATCACCATCGTTCTAAACAATTATGGGCAGATTCAACAACTGGAAGTTATATCAATCATCAATCAACATCAAAAAATATCTGGCAATATATCACTCCTCTCTTTTGAAGAACTTATGCAAATAGCACCCCAACAAGCTATTAAAATATCCTCCGACAAAATAGACACAGAAACCAATCTAACCAAAGATAAAGATCAAACACTTACAGTTAACCAATTAGACCTAGTCTATCTATCCATCTCTAATGACGACATTCTCCAACCTGTTTTCCGTCTCACTGGTACACTTTCCACTTCCACCACATCCTTCCCGGCTGTCTTTATCGTTCCTGCTTTCGCCAACTCAACAAATCCTCAAAACTAATATCAACTCTGTACTCTCACTGGCATAATAATATGGACCCATTCTTCACCCTCTTCTCGAAAAACTCCTGGTTTCAATGATCCCTCGCTTTCAATTATTACCTTATTCGCTCTCACCACTCCTAAATACTCAAGCAAATACCGACTGTTAAATGCCATCTCTACCTCCTCACCCTCAGTCTCAACATCTATACCAGTCTCACTACTTCCCAACTGCGGACTGTTAGCACTCACCTTTAGCTGATTATCACCCATCTTCACCTTCACAATATTTGCACTCTCCCTAGCGAATATAGATGCCCTTTTAACCGCCTCTGTTAGCTCTTCCCGACTTACCAACACTCGAGTCGAATAACTCTCCGGCATTATCTGTTCAAAGGGCGGAAAATCGCCAGCAAGCAACCGGCTCACTATCTCAATCTCACCAATCTTAAAAATTACCTGTTGTTTATTAATCTCAAACTTAATCAACACTGTTTTAACTTCCTGTTTATCTACTATTCTTACCAACTCCAACAATGCTCTTGCTGGCAAAATCAGCTTACTCAAGCCCTCCTTTTCAACCGATAATCTTAAACCTCCAATCCCCAGTCTGTATCCATCAGTCGCCACCAATCGAATTCTATCCTTCTCAAACTTCCACAACACTCCCATTAACACCGGACGCGCATCGTCTTTAGCAACAGCCACACCAACTCGCTCTATTTCCTCAACCAACTCTTCTACTCCAATTTCAATATCACATTTACCTGAAAAACTCGGAATCGAAGGATACTCTCCCGAAGCCATACCTGCCACCATAGACCTAATTCCATTAGTCTCTATCACCAAACTATCTTTATCAACTTCTAAATCAACCGGACCAGCTGGTAATGTCCCCACCAGCTCACTCAACACCCTTCCTGAAACACTCACTTCACCTTCCTCTCTAACCTTTGCCCCTACTTTAATCCGAAAACTAATCTCTAAATCAGTACTTAAAATCTCAACTCCACCAGCCGTTGATCTGATCAATACATTTGCCAACACTGGCAATTGAGGTCTACTCGCCACTCCTCTACCAACCACAGCAAGCGCATTACTTAAGCGTTCATTCAAAATCGTTACTTTCATCTTTCTATTCTTCTTTCTTATTAATTAAATTAGTAGCAGTCATAATAGGTACTGTGGATATGTTAATTTCGTGCTAAATATATGCCTCGCAATATTGTTGTTATTTAATAATCATCGGCTAAACCAACCATTTCTCTAAATCAACCCTTTGCTCAACGCTCACCTTTTCGGGTTTTTGTCTCCGCATATCAACTAGCATTCTGTGGATAATTTTGCGAAAAACTTATTTTCCCAAGTGTATAACATTTTTCTATCAACTTGAGTTTCTCACAATCACAGTGTTTTTTCACCAAGTCCATAACAGTTTTCCCCAATCTAGCCTCAATTTGAACCATAGATTTCTTGTTTCATTCTAATTACCTGTTCTCTAACCTCCTGATTGATACCAATCTCTCTCTCCATTTTCTCTACCGCGTGCATTACTGTCGTATGATCCCTTCCTCCCATTAACTGAGCCACGTTCTGAAGTGTTAAACCCATCTCTTCTCTGAGTAAATACATGGCAATATGTCTTGCTCGTACCAGTTCCGCTCTCCTGCTTTTACCCACAATCTCCTTGTTTTTACACTCAAACTGCTTAGCCACCAAACTTATTAGCTGCTGAGGCCTTAATTTCTTAACCTCCCTTTTCGCACTTACTCCAATCTCCTTCTCCACCAAATCCTTAGTTAAATAACCATTGCCAAGAGTAGCCGCATTTACCAGTCTAGTTAAAATCCCCTCCAACTCTCTTGCGTTAGTGTTTACACTACTTGCGATTAACTCCAATGCTTCATTATCTGCATCCGTTTTTAGTTCACTACACTTCTGTTTTAATATAGCCAGCCGCATTTCATAATCCGGTAATCCAATATCAACTGTCAGTCCGCCCAAGAATCTAGAAATCAATCTTTGCTCCACTTGTTCAATATCCTGAGGCCTACGGTCAGACGTCAGGATAATTTGCTTACCCTTCATATACAACTCGTTGAAGGTGTGAAAAAACTCCTCCTGAGTACTCTCCTTTCCTGCGATAAACTGAACGTCGTCAATTAACAACACATCAACATTCCTATATTTTTTCTTAAAACTATCAACACTCTTGCTTCTAATTGTCGCAATCAGCTCATTAGTAAACTGCTCACTAGTTACTGCTCTCACCTTCATCCCCTTGGCTAACAACATCCTTCCCACGGCGTGCATTAAGTGTGTTTTTCCTACCCCTACTCCACCCCACAAAAACAAGGGATTGTGTTTTACTCCCGGACTGTCCGTCACTCCTTTGGCTGCCGCGTAAGCCAAGTTATTCGACCCTCCAACCACAAAGTTTTCAAAACTAAATCTAGGGTTAAGCCCCACCTCAATCAGTTGTTGAGAATCAAACTCACTTTCCTTATCCTCGCTAAACAAGTCATTAGCCTCTTCATTTTCTGGCTCCACACTTTCGATTCTTTGTTTTACAACCAATCCAATCTCACACCTTTTACCTACTTGTCGTTCCAGTATTTGTTTAATTTGTCCATAATATCTTTCATCAATCGTTCGCAAGTGAAATCCTGACGGACACGCCAGCTCTATCAACCACCTCTCCGCATCTATTTCATTTATAGAATCAATAAAACACGGCTTAACCCAGGATGAAAAAGCAGCTGGAGATATGCTCACCTCAAGCTCTCCTAATACATTTTTCCAAATCTCGTTACTGTCCAGATTATCGATCATTTTCATCGCTACTCTATCCAAGTTTTCCACAACTGCCAACCCCGAATATTCCCAAATAAAAACTTTGATTTCTTTGATCCACCCTCATCAAAACCCAGAATCCGAACATCACATAATCTTATCCACATTGCTTTCACACAAGCTCAATGAACAACTTATTGAACAATACTCTTAACTCAGGCATAAAAGGCCTCACAATCTTTCTTTAAGGCTGTCCACGTGTTAAAATCACTTCATGCCAAAAAGAACCTATCAACCCAAGAAAACTAAAAGAGCACGCACTCACGGCTTTCTGCATCGACAAGCTAAACATACCAAAGTCATAAAACAGCGTCGACTTAAAAAACGCCGCCAGCTTTCTGCATAAACAAAACACCCCCATCTTTAGGATAAGATAGACCTATGCTTCCCCGCCATCATCGCCTTCCTCTTCGCTTTTTTCGCCATCAGCTTCAAAAAAGTGGCCGCTCAATCTCCACCCTCGACCTGACACTGTATTACGGTTCTCGGGAATCACCCGAGTCACCATCTCGACTAGCCATAATCATCTCTAAAAAACTAATCCCCTCAGCAGTCAAAAGGAATCTCTTTCGTCGCCAGCTTCAGCATCATCTTCACTCTCTATTACCCACCATTCCGGTCGGATATGATTTTCTCATCTTACCCAAACCTTCATCACTCCACCTCAACTTTGACCAACAAAGAGAGTCCCTAGAAAAACTTTTTTCAAAAATTAACACAGATTAATCAAAACACCGAACATGATAATCTCTATTTATCAGCGTTATGTCTCACCAGTCCTTCACGGTTTAATCTCCTTGGTTTTTGGTTCTCCCGCTGGTTGCCGCTTTTACCCGACTTGTTCTGAATATAGTCATCAAGCTATCCGCAAATATGGTATTATTCGAGGCAGTGTTTTAAGTCTTAAACGCTTACTCCGCTGTCACCCTTTATCATCCGGAGGTTATGATCCTGTTGTTTAATATATCTCATGCTTTCATTTCTCACTGACCCCATTGTCCACCTACTAATCTTTCTTTACGGCAACCTAGGCCAGAGTCTGGGTCTCGCCATCATAGTTCTTACCCTCTTGGTCCGAACTGCCCTTCTTCCCATCTCGCTACCCGCACTTAAATCAGCTCGAAAAATGCAGGAGCTTAAGCCTCAACTTGACAAACTTAAGAAAAAACATAAAGACAAGACCAAACTCCAACAGGCTCAACTTGAGCTCTATCGTCACCATGGCATCAATCCCCTAAGCGGCTGCCTACCCCAACTTGTTCAAATCGTTGTTCTTATTGCACTTTATCAAGCTTTTATCGGTTTTATCACCAGTGGCCAATTCAACGGTTCAGCCCTTCACACCTCTTTTCTCTGGCTTGACCTTTCTCAGTCTGATCCTTATTACATATTGCCAATTCTAGCCGGTGGGACTCAACTACTTTATTCACTTGCCATGCAAACCGGCTTAGAATCCCACCTCAAAGCTCCTAAACAAAAATCACCTCGTCAAAAGGAAGAAGACTCACTTGAAATGGCTCAGTCCATTCAACAACAAATGATCTATCTTATGCCTCTTATGACCCTCATTATCGCCACTCGTTTTCCTTCTGGACTTGCTCTCTACTGGGTTGTTACCACCATTTATTCATTCGTCCAACAACTCATTATTTCCGGACCTGGTGGACTTACTCACTACAAGAACTTAATACTTGCTAGGTTTAATTTTCGCTAATCATCGGTTATAATCCGCCTTGGTCAATTACTAACACAACATATCATGGACTCACAACAACAAACAAAGATTACCGATATCATCAACAACGTCTTCTCGTTGCTGGGCATTCCAGTAGATCAATTTGAACTTGACTTTAATAAAGACTCTCTTGTTGTTCAAATCAATTTACCAGCCGAGGAGTCAGGTGTTTTTATTGGTCATCAAGGTGAAACTCTATCTTCTCTTCAATTAATACTTTCCTTAATCGTTAGTCAGCGACTAAATCAATGGTATCGAATTAAAGTCAATGTCGGCGATTATCAACAACGCCGAGAGCAACAGCTTATTGTCAAAGCCGATCAAGCAGCTCAAAGAGCAGTTGAAAACGGACAGGAAATTATCATCCCTGGTCTCAACTCTTATGAGCGCCATCTTATTCACGACCATCTCAGTCATAACTCTCAGGTTGCCACCGAATCTCGAGGAGAAGAACCCAACCGACAACTCTTTGTCTCACCCAAAAACAGCTAAGACTCGTATACTGTCCATATGCTTCGGACGGTCTTGACTCTCATCACTTTTCTGCTCCCTACTCAGCTAGGGCTTCATCTCTGGCCGTCATGGTCTTTCCTCCATGGTTTATCCATAGACTATCTCTCTATCACTGTTTATTTCACTGATCTACTCCTACTCACTCTTCTATTCATTCACCCACCACGCTTTCTGTTTAACAAATCGGTAAAAATTGTGGTTTCCACGATTCTCCTCTCCTCGTTCCTCGGACTGCAACCTCTCAACTCACTTGTCCTTCTTTTTCGCATCCTACTTCTTTTAAATTTTTCTCTTGCAGTATCGACCCAAAACAAGTCAACTCTATCCTCACTCCTTACCTCTATCTCGGTCTCAACAATCCTAGTCTCCTTACTTGCCATTTTCCAGTTTATATCCCAATCGTCACTTGATGGCCCCTTTTATTGGTTGGGTGAGAGACACTACTCTCTCACCACACCAGATATCGCCAAAACCATTCTACCCTTTACCGGCCAACAAATTTTAAGATCATACTCAATGTTTTCTCACCCAAACTCACTTGCTGGATATCTAGTTGTTGTATCCCTTTTGATTATTATCCTTAAAAGAAAACTTAATCTCAAAAACGTCTTAATCCAAATAACACTATTACTCAGTTTTCTCGCACTTCTTACCACATTTTCAAGATCAGCTATATTTGCGCTTATCGCATCCGTAATATCACTATTTTTTTCTGTTTCATACTCACCCTTCCTAATCATTCTGATTCCCCTACTTCTCACTCTTATCTTCACAGTTCCACTATCACTTGGATCTCAAGTCAGCGTTACCACACGTCAACTTCTCAACTTCTATGCACTCAAAGCGACTTGGTCACATCTCTTTTTTGGCTTAGGTCTTAACAACTTCACCATATATTTAAGCCAAATTACTCCTCCTCTAAATCACTATCTACTTCAGCCGGTTCATAATATATACCTTCTTCTTTTATCTGAACTAGGTTTTGTCCCAATAATTACCCTTCTCTCCATCAGACCACAACGAAAAATAAACACACTTTTTCTTCCCGTCATTCTTGCCATTCTCATTACTGGATCTCTAGACCACTACTGGCTTACTCTACCCCAAAACCGCTTGCTTATTAGTTTCTTTGTTGGATTATTATTCAACTCGAACCTCTCCAGACACTCCAGCTGATACAATACCACCATGTCAACCCTAACAATTCATACCGATGGCGGATCTCGCGGCAACCCAGGACCGGCTGCTTGTGCTGCAGTTTTTCTCAACCCTGACCGAGAGGTTGTCTACTCCACCAGTCGCTATCTAGGCCATACAACCAATAACGAAGCTGAATATCGTGGCGTTATTCTTGCTCTCGAAACTATTCTTGCCGACCTCAATAAGTACTCCGAGTTTTCCAGTCTTCAATTCGTGCTCGACTCCGAACTTGTGGTTTTTCAACTAACTGGTCGGTATAAAATCAAAAACACCAATCTTCAACAGCTTGCCACGACTACCCATCAACTTATCCGTCAAATCAACAAACCTACTAGCTTTACTCACGTCAAACGTCACCTCAATACTCTTCCAGACGAACTCCTTAATCAAGAACTCGATCGACACTAAGCCTTTCATTCTCTAGGATTTGTATAACTCATCATCCTTGTGGATAAAGAGATATCTATTTGTACCTAGGTTTTCATGTGGAAGCGTAAGAACAAAAGCACGGCATATATACGCACAATCAACAGCTAACAACAAGGCTAAACACTAACACAAAAAACGTACATACGAAATAATCAAGATCTCTAACTACTTATATAAGCCTAATAAACACGAATTGCCGCCACTCATCCAACCCGGTATGCTAATAACAGACCCAAACCGCCATGAAAGACCTGCCCATCATTGAACAACAATCTCAAAAACCAAAAGCAGCTATTCTTAGCCACACATCACTTCTAGCAGGAGAACTTTCTAATGCCCTACAAACACTACAAATTGAAGCTCAGCTCATCTTTCTTCCTTCCGCACTTGGAGATGTTTCTCGATCTTCATTAACACATCAACACACAAGAGTCAGCTCTATCACCCAGGCTAAAACACAAGGTATCGATTATCTCTTTTACCTCTATCCCTCTCTTGGTGCCATTAGTCCACACGAATACGAACGCTTCTTCTATAACACCCCACCCCAATCCAAAATAATAATCATTGACAACTTTCGTAATCAAGCCAAGACAGACCAGCTCATCACCTATCTCCGCAACCACAACTTTAGAGTTGCCTTGTTAACCGATGTATTTGGACCACTTACCACGCCTCAGTACACCAACCCAGCTCTCTCACATATTTCCCACGCACTAAACCATCAATCCCTCGAGCTTATGGATACAGGACAGACACCTTTGTATCCTACATACAGCCAGGATGTCGTCAAGGGAATTATCAAAGCAATTTTTTCTGGTAATACCCAGTCACAGTCTTACCTCCTCTCCACCCTTGAACCCATATCTGAACTAAGCTTCTCCCAACACCTCAAAACACACTCCGCAGAGATTCTTGACCACACTCCACCCATTGAGTATATTTCCCCAGCTCCCAACCCTCCAGTTTTACCTGATCCTAACCAAATAATTGCCACTCAAGCCCAATTAAACTGGTCCCCAGACACAGACCTTGACATTGCTATTAGCGAAACACTCGCCATTAGTCATGAAGTTTATTCACCTCCAATCAACGAGAGTTTAACTCAGGAAACTCGACCACCATTATCACCAACACCAAACCAAAGCGTTCAGTCAGATCAAGTTAATGACATTCCACCAAAACCATCTTTGACTAAATCTCCAAACTATTTTGATTTAGCCAAGAAGCCTAAGACGAAAAAAAGAAAAAAAGCCCTCTTGCTCTTTCTTTCTGTCGTGTTTATTGTTTTTCTCCTACCTCTAATATCTCTCTACATCACAATTACCCAGGGGATTAGTCAGTTTAGCCAGTCCTACGCGTATCTCGAGCAGGGGAGATATCAGCAATCTCAAACAGCCGCACAAAAATCAAAATCATCATTCATTCGTGCACGAGTCACCTTAGGAATCACAAAAAAGCTCATACCTCTTTTTCCAAAAACTAAATACGACAAATATGACCAACAACTCGATATTGCCGTAAGACTTAGCGATATTCTAAGTCTAACCTCAACCACTCTCGTCAAGGCTGACCAACTTTACTCCATCATAACCAATACTAATACCGGAAACTTTCACTCAGCTAACTCCGACCTCAAGGTTAGCCTAGACTCGCTCTATCAACATCTCTCATTAGTCCAAGCGAGTGTTGATCAGGTTGACTTTAACTCAAATCTATTTGCTTATGACAAACTAAAAACCGCCAAGGACAATCTACCAGAAATGAGAAAAACAACTGAACAGGCCTTAAAACTAGTATCCATTCTTCCTGATCTAATCGCCCAGGAACAACCACAAACACACCTTCTTTTACTCCAGAATAATCTAGAACTTCGTCCTGCTGGAGGCTTAGTGGCGGTTGCTGGTTTACTTACATTCACCAATGGGCGATTGACCAACTTTCAAACCTATAACGTGCCAACCCTCGACAGCCAACTTGACGGTATTGTTACACCACCTCCCGATATTGCCACCTATCTGGGGGAGGATCGATGGTTTCTACGAGACTCAAACTGGTCTGCTCACTTTCCTTCATCTGCTCTCCAAGCTCAATGGTTTGTCGACAAAATGCTTAACCGGCCCACCAATGGGGTAATTGCCGTAGATTTATATGCACTTCAAGAGCTTATCAAAGCCACTGGACCAGTTCTTATTCCAGAACAAACCAATCCGATAACGTCAGACAATCTGTTGGAAAACATTCAGTTTGGCAATCAAGACAACGAATCCGACTCTCAACAAACTCAACTTCTGCTTTCCCTCGCCAATTCAATCATCTCTAAACTCCAAGAAAAACAAATACACCTAATAACTCTATCCACCGTCTTAACCAAATCACTATCCGAAAACCATCTTCTTATCTACTCAGATCAACCGTCCATCCAATCCATGCTATCAACCTACAACTGGGATGGATCAATTAATAATCCGTCATGTCCATCACGCTTCAATCAACAGAACTGTACCACCCAGACATTTTCTCTCATAGAAGCCAATGTTGGCATCAATCAAAGCAACTACTATCTCGATCGTCGCTTTAACCACCAAGTTAACATTGGCCAGCAAGGACAAATTGACCATACCATCACCATAGATTACACCAATAACTCACCCAACAACTCCTGGCCTGGTGGAAAATACAAGACCTTCACCAGAATCTACACACCACTCCATTCTCAGTTAATATCAACCAATTTTGCCGGACAAGAAATTCAACCAGTTAGAATTACTCCCAATCTCGAACTCGGTCTGCAAGAAATTGCCTATATCTACGAGATATCCCCTCAAACAGAATCATCACTCATCATCTCGCTCCGCTCGTCCCAAATTTTTAATCTTACTCAACTTCCAGGCACACTTGCTGTCAACTGGGAAAAACAACCGGGCACAAACAAGGATCCTGTAAGCGTCACCTTCAATTACCCGCAAAACCTAACTCCTCGTCAGATATCACAACCAGCTACTACCCAAAACCAACAAACTATCTTCCACAATCAATTACTCCAAGATACTATCTTTGCTATTCAGTTCTAGGCACCCAAGCTTGCTGTCAAGCTCAAACAATGTTAAACTACTGACCCAGTCACGGATTAAAAAGTTAAATATTGCATTCAGACAAATAATTTAAAAACAACCATGTCCACCACCAAAGCAAACACCAAATCTACGACCAAAAAACAGATTGATCTCTCAGTTGAACCACGAACCCTATCTGGACGTAAGGTAAAAAATTTACGCAGACAAGGGATACTACCCGCCAATATTTTTGGTAATAAAATTACCTCGACATCGATCCAACTAGATCTCAAAGATTTCCAAAAAACATATGAACAAGCCGGTGAAACGAACATTATTACCCTTTCTTTAAAAGGCGAAAGCAAAACAAGACCTGTACTGGTCAGTAACGTCCACCTCGACCCTGTCACTGATACTCCTCTTCATGTGGACTTTCATCAAATTGATCTAACCCAAAAGGTGACTGCCACTGTCCCTGTTGAATTAATCGGAACTGCTCCAGCAGAGGAAGAGAAGGGCGCTGTCATTGTTCAAATAATCAATGAGCTTGATGTTGAGGCTCTTCCAGGAGACCTTCCTGACTCCTTAGAGGTTGACCTTTCAAGTCTTAAGGAATTTGGGGACTTCCTCTCAGTTAAGGACATTAAGATTGACGCTACCAAAGTGGAGATAGACGCGGAACCTGATCAACAAGTTGTCCAAGCCCAAGAACCTAAAGAGGAAGAAGTTGAACCTACTCCCTCACCGGAAGGTGATGAGGGTACAGAGGCCAGCACTGATGGTGGTGGCGACAAACCTGACTCAGACGAGCCTCAGACGGATAAACAACCTGACTCGGGCGATAAACCTACCTCAGGCGAGCCATCCAAGTCTGAATAAATCTCAACTTTCCAAACTATCTCTCCACATCCAGCAACCATTCCATCCTACTGACTAAACTGTCATTCGGGTCAATTCTAGCCGCCTTTTCCAACGCCTCTTTTGCCAACTCACTCTCACCCAGACTCCAATAATCAATGGCCAAATTAAGTAATAAGGATCTAGACCTGGGAGCAATATCCTCATCACTCAATCTCTTCACCTCATCCAAAAGCTTCGTTTCTGGCCATATCAAGTCTTCAATCTCGCTCGATGCTCCCAAGACAGGGGAGTCCTTACTCATATATTTCTCACCCAATCGATACTCTTTCTCAGCCACTGTATAGTCAAACCTCTTTGCTGATTCACGTGCCAAATCCCAGTGGGCTAGGGTAGAGTAGGGGAACTGTCCAGTCCGGTGCTGCTCTTTTCTCAGCTCGTCATTAACTGGAAACAGGTTCAAACTAGCTATAACCATCATAACCAGGACAGGGATCAGACCTACTAGACTTTTAAATATAGGTGAGTCTACTAACCCATCAGACTTACCCACCCTCAATCGTCTGCGTTTAGCCGTAATTCTGTTTTTTATGGCCACTCTTCTTTTCACTTTTTCATCATATCATCGTACCCAGGCCACGAACTTGCGATCAGAATCCCTTCCTCCTCGTTCAGATTTTGCCAAACAAACTCAGTCACAAATGGAACAAAGGGGTGAAGTAACTTCAAAAACACTACTAATCCGTTTTTAAGCTCACCTGCTGATATAACTCCTTCTTTACCTTGTTCAATACACTTATCGCAGTACCAGTGCCAAAACTCGTTATACACCGTCTCGGCTGCCAAACCAACTTTCAAATCGTCCAGCTGCTTTTCAACCTTAGTTACTACTTTACTAAGGCGCTTCCTGAACTTTTCATCTCCCGGCGCCTGATCATTATTCTTACCAACATCACTCATCTTCACAAACCTAGCCGCATTCCAGATCTTATTTGCAAAATTACGCATTCCTCTTATCGTTTCTTCACCCACATTCTTATCAGTTCCAGGTGTCGAACTCATCACCAAAGCCATGCGTAAAGCGTCAGCACCATACTTATCGATCATGTCGATCGGGTTAAGCACATTACCCTTTGACTTACTCATCTTCACTCCTTTTTCATCTCGCACTAACCCATGCAA contains:
- the dnaN gene encoding DNA polymerase III subunit beta encodes the protein MKVTILNERLSNALAVVGRGVASRPQLPVLANVLIRSTAGGVEILSTDLEISFRIKVGAKVREEGEVSVSGRVLSELVGTLPAGPVDLEVDKDSLVIETNGIRSMVAGMASGEYPSIPSFSGKCDIEIGVEELVEEIERVGVAVAKDDARPVLMGVLWKFEKDRIRLVATDGYRLGIGGLRLSVEKEGLSKLILPARALLELVRIVDKQEVKTVLIKFEINKQQVIFKIGEIEIVSRLLAGDFPPFEQIMPESYSTRVLVSREELTEAVKRASIFARESANIVKVKMGDNQLKVSANSPQLGSSETGIDVETEGEEVEMAFNSRYLLEYLGVVRANKVIIESEGSLKPGVFREEGEEWVHIIMPVRVQS
- the dnaA gene encoding chromosomal replication initiator protein DnaA is translated as MKMIDNLDSNEIWKNVLGELEVSISPAAFSSWVKPCFIDSINEIDAERWLIELACPSGFHLRTIDERYYGQIKQILERQVGKRCEIGLVVKQRIESVEPENEEANDLFSEDKESEFDSQQLIEVGLNPRFSFENFVVGGSNNLAYAAAKGVTDSPGVKHNPLFLWGGVGVGKTHLMHAVGRMLLAKGMKVRAVTSEQFTNELIATIRSKSVDSFKKKYRNVDVLLIDDVQFIAGKESTQEEFFHTFNELYMKGKQIILTSDRRPQDIEQVEQRLISRFLGGLTVDIGLPDYEMRLAILKQKCSELKTDADNEALELIASSVNTNARELEGILTRLVNAATLGNGYLTKDLVEKEIGVSAKREVKKLRPQQLISLVAKQFECKNKEIVGKSRRAELVRARHIAMYLLREEMGLTLQNVAQLMGGRDHTTVMHAVEKMEREIGINQEVREQVIRMKQEIYGSN
- the rpmH gene encoding 50S ribosomal protein L34: MPKRTYQPKKTKRARTHGFLHRQAKHTKVIKQRRLKKRRQLSA
- the rnpA gene encoding ribonuclease P protein component gives rise to the protein MLPRHHRLPLRFFRHQLQKSGRSISTLDLTLYYGSRESPESPSRLAIIISKKLIPSAVKRNLFRRQLQHHLHSLLPTIPVGYDFLILPKPSSLHLNFDQQRESLEKLFSKINTD
- the yidD gene encoding membrane protein insertion efficiency factor YidD gives rise to the protein MIISIYQRYVSPVLHGLISLVFGSPAGCRFYPTCSEYSHQAIRKYGIIRGSVLSLKRLLRCHPLSSGGYDPVV
- a CDS encoding YidC/Oxa1 family membrane protein insertase, whose protein sequence is MLSFLTDPIVHLLIFLYGNLGQSLGLAIIVLTLLVRTALLPISLPALKSARKMQELKPQLDKLKKKHKDKTKLQQAQLELYRHHGINPLSGCLPQLVQIVVLIALYQAFIGFITSGQFNGSALHTSFLWLDLSQSDPYYILPILAGGTQLLYSLAMQTGLESHLKAPKQKSPRQKEEDSLEMAQSIQQQMIYLMPLMTLIIATRFPSGLALYWVVTTIYSFVQQLIISGPGGLTHYKNLILARFNFR
- a CDS encoding protein jag, with the translated sequence MDSQQQTKITDIINNVFSLLGIPVDQFELDFNKDSLVVQINLPAEESGVFIGHQGETLSSLQLILSLIVSQRLNQWYRIKVNVGDYQQRREQQLIVKADQAAQRAVENGQEIIIPGLNSYERHLIHDHLSHNSQVATESRGEEPNRQLFVSPKNS
- a CDS encoding O-antigen ligase family protein, which encodes MLRTVLTLITFLLPTQLGLHLWPSWSFLHGLSIDYLSITVYFTDLLLLTLLFIHPPRFLFNKSVKIVVSTILLSSFLGLQPLNSLVLLFRILLLLNFSLAVSTQNKSTLSSLLTSISVSTILVSLLAIFQFISQSSLDGPFYWLGERHYSLTTPDIAKTILPFTGQQILRSYSMFSHPNSLAGYLVVVSLLIIILKRKLNLKNVLIQITLLLSFLALLTTFSRSAIFALIASVISLFFSVSYSPFLIILIPLLLTLIFTVPLSLGSQVSVTTRQLLNFYALKATWSHLFFGLGLNNFTIYLSQITPPLNHYLLQPVHNIYLLLLSELGFVPIITLLSIRPQRKINTLFLPVILAILITGSLDHYWLTLPQNRLLISFFVGLLFNSNLSRHSS
- a CDS encoding ribonuclease HI family protein; its protein translation is MSTLTIHTDGGSRGNPGPAACAAVFLNPDREVVYSTSRYLGHTTNNEAEYRGVILALETILADLNKYSEFSSLQFVLDSELVVFQLTGRYKIKNTNLQQLATTTHQLIRQINKPTSFTHVKRHLNTLPDELLNQELDRH
- a CDS encoding DUF4012 domain-containing protein, whose translation is MKDLPIIEQQSQKPKAAILSHTSLLAGELSNALQTLQIEAQLIFLPSALGDVSRSSLTHQHTRVSSITQAKTQGIDYLFYLYPSLGAISPHEYERFFYNTPPQSKIIIIDNFRNQAKTDQLITYLRNHNFRVALLTDVFGPLTTPQYTNPALSHISHALNHQSLELMDTGQTPLYPTYSQDVVKGIIKAIFSGNTQSQSYLLSTLEPISELSFSQHLKTHSAEILDHTPPIEYISPAPNPPVLPDPNQIIATQAQLNWSPDTDLDIAISETLAISHEVYSPPINESLTQETRPPLSPTPNQSVQSDQVNDIPPKPSLTKSPNYFDLAKKPKTKKRKKALLLFLSVVFIVFLLPLISLYITITQGISQFSQSYAYLEQGRYQQSQTAAQKSKSSFIRARVTLGITKKLIPLFPKTKYDKYDQQLDIAVRLSDILSLTSTTLVKADQLYSIITNTNTGNFHSANSDLKVSLDSLYQHLSLVQASVDQVDFNSNLFAYDKLKTAKDNLPEMRKTTEQALKLVSILPDLIAQEQPQTHLLLLQNNLELRPAGGLVAVAGLLTFTNGRLTNFQTYNVPTLDSQLDGIVTPPPDIATYLGEDRWFLRDSNWSAHFPSSALQAQWFVDKMLNRPTNGVIAVDLYALQELIKATGPVLIPEQTNPITSDNLLENIQFGNQDNESDSQQTQLLLSLANSIISKLQEKQIHLITLSTVLTKSLSENHLLIYSDQPSIQSMLSTYNWDGSINNPSCPSRFNQQNCTTQTFSLIEANVGINQSNYYLDRRFNHQVNIGQQGQIDHTITIDYTNNSPNNSWPGGKYKTFTRIYTPLHSQLISTNFAGQEIQPVRITPNLELGLQEIAYIYEISPQTESSLIISLRSSQIFNLTQLPGTLAVNWEKQPGTNKDPVSVTFNYPQNLTPRQISQPATTQNQQTIFHNQLLQDTIFAIQF